One genomic window of Panicum hallii strain FIL2 chromosome 6, PHallii_v3.1, whole genome shotgun sequence includes the following:
- the LOC112896208 gene encoding temperature-induced lipocalin-1 codes for MAMRVVRNLDLERYAGRWYEIACFPSTFQPKTGTNTRATYALNPDGTVRVLNETWTDGRRGHIEGTAWRADPAGDEAKLRVRFFVPPFLPVFPVTGDYWVLHVDADYQYALVGQPSRKYLWILCRQPHMDEAVYSELVERAKEEGYDVSKLRKTAHPDPPPESEESPRDGGMWWLKSLFGK; via the exons ATGGCCATGCGGGTGGTGCGGAACCTGGACCTGGAGCGGTACGCGGGGCGGTGGTACGAGATCGCGTGCTTCCCGTCCACGTTCCAGCCCAAGACGGGCACCAACACGCGCGCCACCTACGCGCTCAACCCGGACGGCACCGTGCGGGTGCTCAACGAGACGTGGAccgacggccgccgcggccacaTCGAGGGCACGGCGTGGCGCGCCGacccggccggcgacgaggccAAGCTCCGGGTCCGCTTCTTCGTGCCGCCCTTCCTCCCCGTCTTCCCCGTCACCGGCGACTACTGGGTGCTCCACGTCGACGCCGACTACCAGTACGCGCTCGTCGGCCAGCCCTCCAGGAAGTACCTCTGG ATCCTGTGCAGGCAGCCGCACATGGACGAGGCCGTGTACAGCGAGCTGGTGGAGCGGGCCAAGGAGGAGGGGTACGACGTGTCGAAGCTCCGCAAGACGGCGCACCCGGACCCGCCGCCGGAGAGCGAGGAGAGCCCCAGGGACGGCGGGATGTGGTGGCTCAAGTCCCTCTTTGGCAAGTAG
- the LOC112898587 gene encoding poly(A)-specific ribonuclease PARN-like, with the protein MAAPRAAAAAAASAKQVTRRNFAEAVRDLGAHLESCDYVAVAAQKTGAPTGWRRALPVDTAETAYLKAKLAAESFQPLQIAVCPFLLRNSSPSTLVAYPYNFHIFPRDELQLGMPSYSFSCQSSYLSTMANDGFDFNMCIYDGISYLSRVQESFARQKVFTPHLRPLLPSQSTSVADSVFKSRIKSRIMHWRKGYAEPNKKDDGSLVSSLCRLILGGETYGSRPSISIDVCSDQQVQLVLEAANHISDDLVPLVVPDKAGAARAVCVIFTSSKEDKNLLLMDIQQSTEEKFRGFREVIDLLSSSQKPIVSYNCLNDLTMMHSKFVAPLPPNMHEFMCSLKMVFSNVVDVSHLWRQIGPLRKAKNIQAALSYLQRQYFVPIEIKIPEQDGTSGVTKNEQNVLRITKLFAKLSNLLKIGPEYQLKSGEQYAAVEEYCNVFYPSCMVEDSDDVDFANEPDTAKAVSTDNIIFLWGFRGKSVKELKSYLPGLHQIFSEDFEVKLLDKTCSALIFCNSDTAMQLLKEISSESPSLNSFFSEGLKAAGFEVYRKVCRLGLWDSDLAEALEGVSSEVAASTLSECNSSQIYWNSSLMLDLKEYL; encoded by the exons ATGGCTgcccctcgcgccgccgccgccgccgccgcgtcggcgAAGCAGGTGACGAGGCGGAACTTCGCTGAGGCCGTGCGGGATCTGGGGGCCCACCTGGAGTCCTGCGACTAcgtggccgtggcggcgcagaAGACGGGCGCACCCACCGGGTGGCGCCGCGCGCTGCCGGTGGACACCGCGGAGACGGCGTACCTCAAGGCAAAGCTCGCCGCGGAGTCCTTCCAGCCGCTCCAGATCGCCGTCTGCCCCTTCCTGCTGCGCAACTCCTCTCCCTCTACACTCGTCGCTTACCC GTACAATTTTCACATATTTCCTAGAGATGAACTTCAGTTAGGAATGCCTTCGTACAGTTTCTCCTGTCAATCTTCTTATTTATCAACTATGGCTAATGATGGCTTTGATTTCAATATGTGCATTTATGATG GTATATCTTATCTATCAAGGGTTCAAGAATCCTTTGCAAGGCAAAAGGTCTTTACTCCTCATCTTCGTCCACTATTGCCATCACAAAGCACATCAGTTGCTGATTCAGTTTTCAAAAGTAGAATAAAGTCAAGGATAATGCACTGGAGAAAAGGATATGCAGAACCAAATAAAAAGGATGATG GTTCTTTGGTTAGTTCCCTTTGTAGATTAATTTTGGGTGGTGAAACATATGGTTCCAGGCCCAGTATTAGTATTGATGTCTGCAGTGATCAGCAAGTTCAACTGGTCTTGGAG GCAGCAAACCATATCTCTGATGACCTTGTACCTCTTGTTGTTCCGGACAAAGCTGGAGCTGCTAGGGCTGTGTGTGTGATATTTACTAGTTCGAAAGAGGATAAGAATCTTCTCCTG ATGGATATCCAGCAATCAACAGAGGAAAAATTCCGTGGATTTAGAGAAGTTATTGATCTACTATCATCTTCACAAAAGCCAATCGTATCGTACAATTGCTTGAATG ATCTGACAATGATGCACTCCAAATTTGTTGCGCCTCTTCCGCCAAACATGCATGAATTTATGTGTTCTTTAAAAATGGTCTTCTCCAATGTTGTTGATGTCAGCCACTTGTGGAGACAAATTGGCCCCTTGAGAAAAGCGAAGAATATACAAGCTGCTCTCAGTTACTTACAAAGACAATACTTTGTGCCGATTGAAATTAAAATACCAGAGCAAG atggtaccagcggtGTAACAAAAAATGAGCAAAATGTTCTGAGAATAACAAAATTATTTGCTAAACTAAGCAACTTACTAAAGATAGGTCCTGAGTACCAATTAAAATCTGGTGAGCAGTATGCTGCAGTTGAAGAGTATTGTAACGTCTTTTATCCAAGTTGTATGGTTGAAGATTCTGATGATGTTGACTTTGCTAATGAGCCAGACACCGCAAAAGCTGTGAGCACTGATAACATCATTTTCTTGTGGGGCTTCAGGGGAAAATCTGTCAAGGAGTTGAAATCTTACCTTCCTGGCTTACATCAGATCTTCTCAGAAGATTTTGAGGTCAAGTTGTTGGATAAGACATGCTCAGCTTTAATATTCTGCAATTCTGATACTGCAATGCAGTTACTAAAAGAAATAAGCTCAGAAAGCCCATCATTAAATAGTTTCTTCTCAGAAGGTCTGAAAGCTGCAGGTTTTGAAGTGTACAGAAAGGTTTGCAGGTTAGGACTTTGGGATTCAGATTTAGCTGAGGCCCTGGAGGGTGTTTCGTCTGAAGTAGCTGCTTCAACACTTTCTGAGTGCAATTCCTCTCAGATATACTGGAATAGTTCGTTGATGCTAGATCTGAAAGAGTATTTGTAG